The Thermoplasmata archaeon genome contains a region encoding:
- a CDS encoding deoxyhypusine synthase, translating into MKKEQAFELCTRKVEDIVLKDNLSVQELLEMFERAGGFSAKKLGLAYKIMKQMLAEKDCVKFFSFPACIVSTGTRGVIKEMVRRKMVDVIITTCGTLDHDLARIWKDYYHGDFMLDDRKLHRAKLNRLGNVLVPNDSYGIILEAKLQPMFEDIYNSGLREISTKQLVWEIGKRIDCEDSIIYWAYKNKIPVFIPGITDGAVGSQAWLFWQTHRNFKINLFEDEQELADIVFTAKKTGALMIGGGISKHHTIWWNQFRDGLDYAVYITTAMEYDGSLSGAQVREAISWGKVKEDAKQVTVEGDATVLLPLLIAGLL; encoded by the coding sequence ATGAAAAAGGAACAAGCATTTGAGCTCTGCACTAGAAAGGTCGAAGACATCGTTCTGAAGGATAACTTAAGTGTCCAGGAACTGCTTGAAATGTTTGAGAGAGCAGGTGGTTTCTCAGCGAAAAAGCTTGGCTTGGCCTACAAAATAATGAAACAGATGCTTGCGGAAAAGGATTGCGTGAAATTCTTTTCATTTCCAGCATGTATCGTCTCTACTGGAACAAGAGGTGTTATCAAGGAAATGGTGCGGAGAAAAATGGTGGATGTAATTATCACTACATGTGGAACTTTAGACCATGACCTGGCAAGAATCTGGAAAGATTACTACCACGGTGACTTTATGCTAGATGACAGGAAGCTTCATAGAGCAAAACTCAATCGCTTGGGTAATGTGTTGGTCCCAAATGACTCCTACGGTATCATCCTTGAAGCAAAACTCCAGCCAATGTTTGAAGACATTTACAATTCTGGGTTGAGAGAAATTTCAACCAAGCAACTCGTATGGGAAATTGGAAAGAGAATTGACTGTGAGGATTCCATCATCTACTGGGCTTACAAAAATAAGATTCCTGTTTTCATTCCAGGTATAACAGATGGTGCTGTTGGGTCTCAGGCCTGGCTTTTCTGGCAGACCCACAGGAACTTCAAAATAAATTTATTTGAGGATGAGCAAGAACTTGCGGACATAGTTTTTACAGCAAAGAAAACTGGTGCGTTGATGATTGGTGGAGGTATCTCAAAGCACCACACAATCTGGTGGAATCAGTTCAGAGATGGACTTGACTATGCTGTTTACATCACTACAGCCATGGAATACGATGGGAGCCTGTCTGGTGCTCAGGTAAGGGAAGCCATTTCCTGGGGAAAAGTAAAAGAGGATGCAAAACAGGTCACAGTGGAAGGCGACGCCACAGTGCTTTTACCTCTCCTGATTGCAGGATTGTTATAA
- the thyX gene encoding FAD-dependent thymidylate synthase: MKVILLKHTPEPELTVALAAKTCHTRTVEEAMKLSEEEVKKIISIVLKSGHFSVLEHANFTFAIEDVSRVLTHQLVRHRIASYSQQSQRYVKLEDLPFVIPPEIEKNLQSKQVFLECAQKCMEAYNQLIEMGLTIEDARYILPSATKTNIIVTMNARELYHFFSLRCCERSQWEIRELAKEMLKEVKRVAPNIFADAGPECVRGKCPEGDFSCLKEAEQK; this comes from the coding sequence ATGAAGGTCATCTTACTTAAGCATACCCCTGAACCAGAACTTACTGTTGCCCTTGCCGCAAAGACATGTCACACAAGAACGGTTGAAGAAGCAATGAAATTGAGTGAGGAAGAAGTAAAAAAAATCATCTCAATTGTCCTTAAATCAGGGCATTTTAGTGTGCTGGAACATGCAAATTTTACATTTGCAATTGAAGATGTAAGCAGAGTGTTAACCCATCAGCTGGTTCGACATCGGATTGCATCTTATTCTCAGCAGTCCCAAAGATATGTAAAACTGGAGGATTTGCCGTTCGTAATCCCTCCTGAAATTGAGAAAAATTTGCAATCAAAGCAAGTATTTTTAGAATGTGCTCAAAAATGCATGGAAGCATATAATCAGTTGATAGAAATGGGACTTACGATAGAAGATGCTAGATACATTCTTCCCTCTGCCACTAAAACCAACATTATTGTAACCATGAATGCCAGAGAACTTTATCATTTCTTTTCTCTCAGATGTTGCGAACGCTCTCAGTGGGAAATTCGAGAACTTGCAAAGGAGATGCTGAAAGAAGTGAAAAGGGTAGCCCCCAACATATTTGCCGATGCCGGTCCGGAGTGTGTGAGAGGCAAGTGTCCTGAAGGTGATTTTTCATGCCTAAAAGAAGCAGAACAAAAATGA